GGGGAATCCCGGGGGGAGAAGCAGTGATGCGGCACCTGTTGTCCGCCGAAGGACTCGATGCCGACACCGCCACGGGGGTGCTGGACACTGCGGATGCCCTCAAACGAACGCTGTTCGGGCGGGAGGTTCGCAAGCTGCCGACCCTGCGCGGGCGCACCGTGGTGACCATGTTCTACGAGAACTCCACCCGGACACGGGTGTCGTTCGAGGTCGCAGGCAAGTGGATGAGCGCCGATGTGATCAACGTGTCGGCCTCGGGGTCGTCGACGAGCAAGGGCGAGTCGCTGCGGGACACCGCGCTGACCCTCTCGGCGGCGGGAGCCGACTGCGTGATCGTGCGGCACCCCGCCTCCGGTGCCGCCCACCGGCTCGCCGGGTGGCTCGACGAAGCGGGCACCCAGGTGGTCAATGCGGGCGACGGCATGCACGAGCACCCCACCCAGGCACTGCTGGACGCGGCGACACTGCGGGAACGGCTGGGGGAGGTGGCCGGACGGCGCATCGCGATCGTCGGTGACCTCCTGCACAGCAGGGTCGCCCGCTCCAATGTGCATCTGCTGCGCACGCTCGGTGCGCAGGTGGTACTCGTCGCGCCGCCGAC
This Haloactinomyces albus DNA region includes the following protein-coding sequences:
- a CDS encoding aspartate carbamoyltransferase catalytic subunit; the protein is MRHLLSAEGLDADTATGVLDTADALKRTLFGREVRKLPTLRGRTVVTMFYENSTRTRVSFEVAGKWMSADVINVSASGSSTSKGESLRDTALTLSAAGADCVIVRHPASGAAHRLAGWLDEAGTQVVNAGDGMHEHPTQALLDAATLRERLGEVAGRRIAIVGDLLHSRVARSNVHLLRTLGAQVVLVAPPTLTPSGVQDWGAEISHELDPVLAGVDAVMLLRVQAERMHGGFFPSQREYSIAYGMNEARLGMLPEHAVVLHPGPMLRGMEIAPDVADSPRAAVTEQVRNGVHVRMAVLYHLLAGEEMAA